Proteins from a single region of Pirellulaceae bacterium:
- a CDS encoding 30S ribosomal protein S1, producing the protein MVDRNLIRSLENDQEFISAIDAALAGAEETGLTTVESEADINVNSIVEGRVIRVDDDRVLVDVGFKSEGTIPLSEWEEEEEQPGVGSTIKVLVEEVEDATGTTEDPYGMISLSKRKAEKILAWQEMMKTIEEGQVVTGTCTRKIKGGLLVDIGVNVFLPASQVDIRRPHDIGEYIGRVVQCEVLKIDEARRNIVVSRRSLIEKQRQEDREQLLRELEVGQVRKGVVKNIAEFGAFVDLGGIDGLLHITDMSHGRIGHPSELVNIDQEIEVMILNIDYEKEKIALGMKQMTPSPWDNVEDKYQVNGKVMGKVVNVMSYGAFVKLEEGIEGLVHISEMSWTKRISHPNELVQIGDEIEVVVLGIDREKQEISLGMKQTQKNPWEDVSDRYPEGTLVKGRVRNLTNYGAFIELEEGIDGLLHVSDMSWTRKISHPNEMLEKGQEIECRVLSVDQDRRRIALGLKQLDEDPWVNDIPNRYQPGELVKGKVTKITNFGVFVGLEDGLEGLLHISELADHKVENPEEIVKVGDEIEVKILRVDTDDRKIGLSRKRVDWAEEDEAAAGEGGSEDRSTQAQPPKDLKGGLGESGPLIKTGPAEEPAAKASTVEEPAAEAEPAAEAEPAAEAEPAAEAEPAAEAEPAAEAEPAAEAEPAAEAEPAAEAEPAEEPEKPSEPAE; encoded by the coding sequence ATGGTCGACCGTAATTTAATTCGTAGCTTGGAGAATGATCAGGAGTTTATCAGCGCGATTGATGCGGCTTTGGCTGGCGCCGAAGAAACGGGTTTGACGACTGTCGAATCCGAAGCCGATATCAACGTGAACAGCATTGTCGAAGGGCGGGTCATCCGCGTCGATGATGACCGAGTGCTGGTCGACGTCGGATTTAAGAGTGAAGGAACTATTCCATTATCGGAATGGGAAGAAGAAGAAGAGCAGCCTGGAGTAGGCAGCACGATTAAGGTACTTGTAGAAGAGGTAGAAGACGCCACGGGAACCACTGAAGATCCCTACGGCATGATCAGCCTCAGCAAGCGTAAGGCGGAAAAGATTCTCGCCTGGCAAGAGATGATGAAGACGATCGAGGAAGGTCAGGTCGTCACCGGCACATGCACTCGAAAAATTAAAGGCGGGTTGCTTGTCGACATTGGAGTCAATGTTTTTCTCCCTGCGAGTCAAGTCGATATTCGACGTCCGCATGACATTGGCGAATATATCGGTCGAGTCGTGCAATGCGAAGTTCTCAAAATCGACGAAGCACGACGAAACATCGTCGTTAGCCGTCGGTCTTTGATCGAAAAACAGAGACAAGAAGATCGCGAACAATTGCTTCGCGAATTGGAAGTCGGCCAAGTGCGAAAAGGCGTGGTCAAGAACATCGCCGAATTCGGTGCGTTCGTCGACCTCGGTGGGATCGACGGCCTGTTGCACATTACCGACATGAGTCATGGTCGAATCGGACATCCCTCGGAATTGGTCAATATTGATCAAGAAATCGAAGTGATGATCCTTAATATCGATTACGAAAAAGAAAAAATCGCCCTGGGCATGAAGCAGATGACGCCCAGCCCGTGGGACAATGTCGAGGACAAGTACCAAGTCAATGGGAAAGTCATGGGCAAGGTCGTAAACGTGATGTCCTACGGAGCCTTCGTCAAACTAGAAGAAGGCATCGAAGGACTCGTCCACATCAGTGAGATGTCCTGGACCAAGCGGATCAGCCACCCCAATGAACTCGTCCAAATCGGTGATGAAATCGAAGTGGTCGTGCTCGGTATAGATCGGGAAAAACAAGAGATTTCGCTGGGTATGAAGCAAACCCAAAAGAATCCTTGGGAAGATGTTTCCGATCGTTACCCAGAAGGTACGCTGGTCAAAGGTCGAGTTCGCAACTTGACCAACTACGGTGCCTTTATCGAACTCGAAGAAGGTATCGATGGCCTGCTGCATGTCTCTGACATGTCATGGACGCGGAAAATTAGCCATCCCAACGAAATGCTGGAAAAAGGCCAGGAGATCGAATGCCGCGTGCTCTCGGTCGATCAAGATCGTCGACGCATCGCGCTTGGACTTAAGCAGCTGGACGAAGATCCATGGGTCAACGACATCCCGAATCGTTACCAGCCCGGTGAATTGGTGAAGGGGAAAGTAACCAAAATCACAAACTTCGGCGTGTTTGTCGGTCTCGAGGATGGGCTCGAAGGCCTACTCCACATCTCAGAATTGGCCGACCACAAGGTTGAAAACCCCGAAGAAATCGTCAAAGTCGGCGATGAAATCGAGGTCAAAATCCTGCGAGTCGACACGGATGACCGGAAAATCGGGCTGTCACGCAAACGGGTCGACTGGGCCGAGGAAGACGAAGCGGCCGCAGGTGAAGGTGGCTCAGAAGATCGTTCGACTCAAGCTCAACCCCCGAAGGATCTCAAGGGCGGTTTAGGAGAGTCGGGACCGTTAATCAAAACGGGACCTGCTGAGGAGCCAGCCGCCAAAGCGTCGACTGTCGAGGAGCCAGCCGCCGAAGCCGAACCGGCCGCCGAAGCCGAACCGGCCGCCGAAGCCGAACCAGCCGCCGAAGCCGAACCGGCCGCCGAAGCCGAACCGGCCGCCGAAGCCGAACCGGCCGCCGAAGCCGAACCGGCCGCCGAAGCCGAACCGGCCGCCGAAGCCGAACCGGCCGAGGAGCCGGAAAAACCGTCAGAACCGGCTGAGTAA
- a CDS encoding PD-(D/E)XK nuclease family protein, producing the protein MGIKRVFLDWRRAALPAAVNYLADRIDGEGCWDLSSVVMVLPGARAGRRLREVFAAETDSRGCVFFPPQITTVGKLPELLYARKKPFATDLVQKLAWASALKNAGRETLSPFLNDIPEASDDPRWLETGALLWNLHRELASDSLDFKHVVANMAEAAGDREKRRWQSLAQLQEQYLAIVDGLGLWDRQTARLFAIEHQECQTAGEILLLATADMNRAMRLMLDQVSDQVTALVHADQNHSQRFDSHGCLVPAAWQDFQIPLQESQVLQVESPVDQGRAVVDRLVHLKGRFAAAEITVGVPDEKMLPLIQQQLQHAGLAARWGPGRSIECAPPLRLLRILIDYLQKPSFACFSELVRHPDMEHWLVTRCQVSDDFMTRLDKYQNQYLPLRSPETWYETNEIADVIEAVDGLLFGLNTPPRAPAAWSSPVLEILKSLYDERAFDPGNEQDRIVLSGCEAIRDALLQLEHIPAALAVEVSCDQALLMAVDSMENFQLPAPIDSKAIEMLGWLELPLDDAPVLMITGMNEGNVPTSSNGDLFLPNSLRSDLGLNDNLRRYVRDAYALTVLAHSRRELCLILGRRDWQGDPLSPSRLLFATDTDTIVTRALRFFAEVDEDADLIAVSPNRVEREHHQFFVPVPNASSPVESVRVTDFRAYLACPYRFYLERILRLRSSADGLRELDGAAFGKVLHEVLDRFGSGAKKDSQAKDIIAEDLMQHLSNVSAEMFGSHPSTAVQVQIVQMRQRLEAFAERQAEWRAKGWQICMTEDDVQTTWGPLGDGIELRGRIDRIDQNERTGEWVVLDYKSGDQGDTPRKSHLGKKKGVAVAVEDWIDLQLPLYRHLAPSLGYEGPFQLGYVSLPREIGKTGFQLADWNSAELALADQAAVKVVQQIRAGVFWPPTVPPPAFSEPFAAICQDQVFDRQLEKAASTRGQS; encoded by the coding sequence ATGGGCATAAAACGAGTTTTTCTTGATTGGCGGCGAGCGGCTCTTCCCGCGGCCGTCAACTATCTGGCGGATCGAATCGACGGTGAGGGCTGTTGGGATTTGAGTTCCGTCGTGATGGTCTTGCCGGGAGCGAGGGCAGGGCGGCGACTTCGTGAGGTTTTCGCGGCGGAAACCGACTCCCGAGGTTGCGTTTTTTTTCCACCGCAGATCACGACGGTTGGGAAATTACCCGAATTGCTCTACGCACGAAAAAAACCTTTTGCCACAGATTTGGTGCAAAAGCTGGCGTGGGCCTCCGCGTTGAAGAACGCAGGCCGGGAGACGTTGAGCCCGTTTTTGAATGACATTCCCGAGGCGAGCGACGACCCTCGCTGGTTGGAGACAGGGGCTCTGCTCTGGAATTTGCATCGTGAGTTAGCGAGCGACTCGCTGGATTTCAAACATGTTGTCGCCAACATGGCGGAAGCAGCAGGTGATCGCGAGAAACGACGCTGGCAATCCTTAGCTCAACTGCAGGAGCAATATCTGGCCATCGTCGATGGTTTGGGATTGTGGGATCGTCAGACGGCACGGCTGTTTGCCATCGAGCATCAAGAGTGCCAGACCGCCGGTGAGATTCTCTTGTTGGCGACAGCCGACATGAACCGTGCGATGCGTCTCATGCTGGATCAGGTGAGTGATCAAGTTACGGCTTTGGTGCACGCTGATCAAAACCATTCCCAGCGGTTCGATTCACATGGCTGTTTGGTGCCCGCGGCATGGCAGGATTTTCAGATCCCTTTGCAGGAATCACAAGTGCTCCAAGTTGAATCTCCGGTGGATCAGGGTCGGGCTGTTGTCGATCGTTTGGTCCATTTAAAAGGTCGTTTTGCGGCTGCCGAAATCACCGTTGGCGTACCGGATGAAAAGATGTTGCCTTTGATTCAACAGCAGCTGCAGCATGCCGGACTGGCCGCCCGTTGGGGACCAGGTCGGTCGATTGAATGTGCACCGCCACTTCGTTTATTGCGGATCCTCATCGATTATCTGCAGAAACCAAGCTTTGCCTGTTTCAGCGAACTGGTGCGCCATCCCGACATGGAACATTGGCTTGTCACTCGCTGTCAGGTGTCGGATGACTTCATGACAAGATTGGATAAATATCAGAACCAGTATTTGCCCCTGCGGTCACCGGAAACCTGGTACGAAACAAACGAAATTGCGGATGTCATCGAGGCTGTTGACGGGCTGTTATTTGGACTCAATACGCCCCCTCGAGCACCAGCTGCCTGGAGCAGTCCAGTGTTGGAAATCCTGAAAAGCTTGTACGACGAGCGTGCGTTTGATCCTGGAAATGAACAGGATCGAATCGTCTTGAGCGGCTGTGAAGCGATTCGCGATGCGTTGCTACAGCTTGAGCATATTCCCGCTGCTTTGGCGGTGGAAGTTAGTTGCGATCAAGCACTGTTGATGGCAGTTGATTCGATGGAGAATTTCCAACTCCCTGCGCCGATCGATAGTAAGGCGATCGAGATGTTGGGATGGTTAGAGTTGCCGTTGGACGACGCGCCAGTGTTGATGATCACGGGGATGAACGAAGGGAATGTGCCGACTTCAAGTAACGGTGATTTGTTTCTCCCCAACTCCCTCCGATCTGATTTAGGGTTAAATGACAATCTGCGCCGCTATGTGCGAGATGCTTATGCGTTGACCGTGTTGGCACATTCCCGTCGCGAGCTGTGCTTGATTTTAGGCCGTCGTGACTGGCAAGGGGATCCGCTCTCGCCAAGCCGATTGTTGTTTGCAACCGATACGGACACGATTGTGACTCGTGCCTTGCGCTTCTTCGCTGAAGTTGATGAAGATGCTGACTTGATTGCCGTATCACCAAACCGCGTGGAACGCGAGCACCATCAGTTTTTTGTTCCCGTGCCAAACGCTTCATCGCCAGTGGAATCGGTTCGTGTCACTGATTTTCGTGCCTATTTGGCCTGCCCCTACCGATTTTATCTGGAGCGGATTCTAAGGCTGCGATCATCGGCTGATGGGCTGCGTGAATTAGACGGTGCGGCATTTGGAAAGGTCTTGCATGAAGTCCTCGATCGATTTGGTTCTGGCGCAAAAAAAGATTCTCAAGCGAAGGACATCATTGCTGAAGATCTAATGCAACATCTCTCAAATGTTTCGGCAGAAATGTTCGGCAGTCATCCCTCAACGGCCGTTCAGGTGCAAATTGTTCAGATGCGGCAACGGTTGGAGGCCTTTGCTGAGCGACAGGCGGAGTGGCGAGCAAAGGGCTGGCAGATCTGCATGACAGAAGATGATGTGCAGACGACCTGGGGACCACTCGGTGATGGGATTGAGCTGCGCGGTCGCATTGATCGCATTGACCAAAACGAGCGAACGGGCGAATGGGTGGTGCTTGATTACAAGTCGGGAGACCAAGGAGACACGCCACGCAAGAGCCATCTCGGGAAGAAAAAGGGGGTCGCGGTCGCCGTGGAGGATTGGATCGATCTTCAGTTGCCCCTCTATCGTCATCTGGCGCCGAGTCTTGGTTATGAAGGCCCCTTTCAACTGGGGTACGTGTCCTTGCCGAGAGAAATTGGCAAAACGGGTTTCCAGCTTGCCGATTGGAATTCTGCGGAACTGGCTCTCGCCGATCAGGCGGCTGTCAAAGTCGTGCAGCAAATTCGAGCCGGTGTGTTTTGGCCGCCCACTGTTCCGCCACCTGCCTTTAGTGAGCCATTTGCAGCGATCTGTCAGGATCAGGTCTTTGACCGGCAGTTGGAAAAGGCTGCGTCCACGCGGGGGCAATCATGA
- a CDS encoding Nramp family divalent metal transporter, which produces MAQQNPDSSAEGGPVGPHDAPTTFGGILKQVGPGLIVTASIVGSGELIVTTKLGADVGFVLLWFIIFGCIIKVFVQVELGRYAISHGRTTLQSLNQVPGPRYIVSWVVWAWLLMYLGTFIQLAGIVGVIGGVLQLGGLNLSDTACAALITMSCAVLLVIGRYRLIETVSTTMVALFTLFTICAVGALYWTDLAVTSADLAEGFRFRLTDDFTVAFAAFGIIGVGASELIYYPYWCLEKGYGKSVGPNDGSAAWVERARGWMRVLLADAWLSMIVYTGATVAFYILGAAVLHGKGIEVTKKDLVPSLSEMYTESFGPVGLWTFIVGAFVVLYSTVFIATASNGRLLADALGLFRLVQSKDQKQHDLLIRISCVALPIVYFGLYWSFSDPLALVIVGALGQAIMLPLLCIAALWFHHTGSKSALRSNPMWTVCLWGASLAMVIAGGYQLIEVLRKYLFESGVVQ; this is translated from the coding sequence ATGGCTCAACAGAATCCGGATTCAAGTGCAGAAGGCGGCCCGGTAGGACCCCATGATGCGCCAACCACTTTCGGTGGAATTCTCAAGCAAGTTGGCCCCGGATTGATCGTTACGGCTTCGATTGTCGGTTCCGGCGAACTGATCGTTACGACGAAGTTGGGTGCCGATGTGGGCTTCGTTTTGCTGTGGTTCATCATCTTCGGTTGCATCATCAAAGTCTTTGTGCAAGTTGAGTTGGGACGCTATGCGATTTCGCATGGCCGAACCACTTTACAGTCGCTTAATCAGGTGCCCGGGCCACGCTACATCGTGAGCTGGGTGGTTTGGGCCTGGTTACTGATGTATCTCGGCACCTTTATCCAACTTGCCGGAATCGTTGGGGTGATCGGCGGTGTGCTACAGCTTGGCGGGCTGAACTTGTCCGATACGGCTTGCGCTGCGTTGATCACTATGAGTTGTGCGGTGTTATTGGTGATCGGGCGATACCGGCTGATCGAGACCGTTTCGACAACCATGGTGGCTCTGTTTACGCTGTTTACAATTTGCGCAGTGGGTGCCCTTTACTGGACTGATCTGGCGGTGACGTCTGCAGACCTTGCCGAGGGGTTTCGCTTTCGGCTGACAGACGATTTTACCGTCGCATTTGCCGCATTTGGAATCATCGGCGTGGGTGCATCGGAGTTGATCTACTACCCGTATTGGTGTCTCGAAAAGGGTTACGGCAAGTCAGTAGGGCCGAATGATGGATCCGCAGCTTGGGTCGAGCGGGCAAGAGGATGGATGCGAGTGCTGCTTGCCGATGCTTGGCTTTCTATGATCGTTTACACCGGTGCCACGGTCGCATTTTACATTCTGGGGGCAGCCGTTCTGCACGGAAAAGGTATCGAAGTCACCAAAAAAGACTTAGTGCCAAGTCTTTCCGAAATGTACACCGAATCCTTCGGACCGGTTGGATTGTGGACGTTCATTGTCGGGGCCTTTGTCGTGCTGTATTCCACTGTTTTTATTGCCACCGCGTCCAATGGTCGTCTACTGGCGGATGCACTTGGCCTCTTTCGCTTGGTGCAATCCAAAGATCAAAAGCAACACGATCTGTTGATTCGTATCTCCTGTGTTGCTTTGCCGATTGTTTACTTTGGATTGTACTGGAGTTTCAGTGATCCGCTTGCTTTGGTCATTGTTGGAGCGCTCGGGCAGGCAATTATGTTACCCCTGTTGTGTATCGCAGCACTCTGGTTTCATCATACGGGTTCAAAATCTGCATTACGTTCAAACCCCATGTGGACGGTTTGTCTGTGGGGCGCGTCCTTAGCGATGGTTATCGCCGGTGGATATCAGTTAATTGAGGTGTTAAGGAAGTATCTTTTCGAGAGCGGTGTGGTGCAGTAG
- the queC gene encoding 7-cyano-7-deazaguanine synthase QueC: MNATRKAVVLLSGGLDSTTVLAIARHQGFEPCAITFRYGQRHEYEIEAAKKIAQAAQIKDHSLIEFDLRAFGGSALTSDLEVPKRETAEQIDATIPITYVPARNTIFLSFALAFAETLPARDIFIGVNALDYSGYPDCRPEYILAFQTMANLATKAGVEGHGVELHAPLLQMTKAEIIQRGLELGVDYGQTTSCYDPGPDRAACGSCDACLLRLRGFETNGIPDPIRYANR; encoded by the coding sequence ATGAACGCCACCCGCAAGGCGGTCGTCCTCCTGAGTGGGGGACTCGATTCCACAACCGTGTTGGCAATCGCCCGACACCAGGGATTTGAGCCGTGTGCAATCACCTTTCGCTACGGTCAGCGGCACGAGTACGAAATCGAGGCCGCCAAAAAAATCGCCCAAGCGGCGCAGATCAAGGACCACTCGCTCATCGAATTCGATTTACGAGCCTTCGGAGGCTCAGCGTTAACTTCCGATTTAGAAGTCCCGAAGCGGGAAACAGCAGAACAAATCGATGCCACAATTCCGATCACCTATGTTCCTGCGAGAAACACGATTTTTCTCTCATTCGCGCTTGCGTTTGCAGAAACTTTACCAGCCAGAGATATCTTCATCGGCGTCAATGCACTCGATTACAGCGGCTATCCAGACTGTCGCCCGGAGTACATCCTCGCCTTTCAAACCATGGCAAACTTGGCCACCAAGGCCGGCGTGGAAGGTCACGGGGTCGAACTGCACGCCCCTCTACTGCAGATGACAAAAGCCGAAATCATTCAGCGAGGGCTAGAATTAGGCGTTGATTACGGCCAGACGACAAGCTGTTACGATCCGGGCCCCGATCGAGCCGCCTGTGGCTCGTGTGACGCTTGCCTGCTGCGGCTGCGAGGCTTTGAGACCAACGGCATTCCCGACCCAATTCGCTACGCCAATCGCTAG
- a CDS encoding lysophospholipid acyltransferase family protein, which translates to MAQSKSFLQRITYKLTQLSARLAGVIWFQLRCEGRDQIPMSGGVLVCSNHQSYLDPVLIGLACDRRLNYLARDTLFDSKMLGWLIRWYDAIPIQRDGFGLSGIKETLKRLKREEMVLIFPEGTRTLSGQIGPLKPGFCSLARRGTVALLPVAIAGAFEAWPRGQRLPGRSQIHIQFGSPISPEEIAKLSDDQLVKCLQTRISNCFQQAQNRQTGEFQSYQ; encoded by the coding sequence ATGGCCCAATCAAAATCCTTCCTGCAGCGAATCACCTACAAATTGACCCAGCTTTCAGCCAGACTGGCAGGCGTGATTTGGTTCCAACTTCGCTGTGAGGGACGTGATCAGATCCCGATGAGCGGTGGTGTCTTGGTCTGCTCGAACCATCAAAGCTATTTGGATCCGGTCCTGATCGGCCTGGCCTGCGATCGGCGTCTCAACTATCTCGCTCGCGACACGCTGTTTGACTCGAAAATGCTCGGTTGGCTGATCCGTTGGTACGACGCCATCCCGATTCAACGTGACGGCTTTGGGTTATCCGGTATCAAGGAAACGCTGAAGCGGCTGAAACGGGAGGAGATGGTGCTGATTTTCCCCGAGGGCACCCGCACTCTCAGCGGCCAAATCGGACCGCTCAAGCCGGGCTTCTGCTCGCTCGCCCGCCGCGGGACGGTTGCCTTGCTTCCCGTCGCGATCGCTGGCGCTTTCGAAGCTTGGCCGCGTGGGCAAAGGTTACCGGGCCGTTCGCAAATCCACATCCAATTCGGATCGCCAATCTCCCCCGAGGAAATCGCTAAATTGTCGGACGATCAGCTAGTGAAATGTCTCCAAACACGAATATCGAACTGCTTTCAACAAGCACAGAATCGACAAACAGGGGAATTCCAGAGTTACCAGTGA
- a CDS encoding methyltransferase domain-containing protein, protein MKCPACGKQDWRPLVATTGGDYVYCRHCRYHIRLDDGEEARSDKFEQEQQDFYGDDSFCMTELFAECQEWRVAWRMRVVQKYLSSGSLLEVGPGNGQALNRFAELGYQVTGVEHSSTMAQLIRDRYGIDIRVGAFEDQPFDDELFDAFLSFHVIEHVTQVEAHLQKAASVIRPGGFAMIATPNADSWEHRSTGTLSPNFSPAHLQLFSKQSMKRLLEDSGWQLVEIITPCYTDAWLRVASSVLRRMRGKQTAAGEMVMASNTPFRRRLIKALRFVDWPLRTVQCGLGGGNELFVVAKRTEELILPPAVGS, encoded by the coding sequence ATGAAATGCCCAGCCTGTGGTAAGCAGGACTGGCGACCGCTCGTTGCCACAACCGGTGGTGACTACGTCTATTGTCGACATTGTCGCTATCACATTCGGTTGGATGATGGCGAAGAAGCACGCTCTGACAAATTTGAACAGGAACAACAGGATTTCTATGGGGACGATTCGTTCTGTATGACGGAACTGTTCGCTGAATGCCAAGAATGGCGAGTTGCCTGGCGGATGCGAGTCGTCCAAAAGTATTTGAGCTCGGGCAGCTTGCTTGAGGTCGGGCCTGGTAATGGGCAGGCACTCAATCGGTTCGCTGAGCTTGGCTATCAGGTGACGGGGGTTGAGCACTCGTCGACAATGGCTCAGCTGATCCGCGATCGCTACGGAATTGACATTCGCGTGGGGGCCTTTGAAGACCAACCGTTTGACGATGAATTGTTTGATGCGTTCCTTTCTTTTCACGTCATCGAACACGTGACTCAGGTTGAAGCTCATCTACAGAAGGCCGCATCGGTGATTCGTCCCGGTGGTTTCGCGATGATTGCCACACCCAATGCTGACAGTTGGGAGCATCGATCGACCGGAACGCTGTCGCCCAATTTTTCCCCCGCCCATCTGCAATTGTTTTCCAAACAAAGCATGAAACGTCTGTTGGAAGATTCGGGCTGGCAGTTGGTTGAAATTATTACGCCTTGTTATACCGATGCTTGGTTGCGGGTTGCCTCATCCGTACTCAGGCGAATGCGAGGCAAGCAGACGGCCGCCGGTGAAATGGTCATGGCGAGCAACACGCCGTTCCGTCGTCGGTTGATCAAAGCACTTCGTTTTGTCGATTGGCCTCTGCGTACGGTTCAATGCGGTCTTGGAGGCGGTAATGAATTGTTCGTGGTCGCGAAACGAACCGAGGAACTGATTTTGCCTCCCGCTGTTGGTTCCTAG
- a CDS encoding glycosyltransferase: protein MSSSREPTPSQVDVPAGSPQSVLRQPRRGQYPAVPPAEFADRPIRVAIVYAVLYRFRMPIFRRLSSDDGLRVKILVGQGVPGTKFSNAPDASGVDAEILWTLQKQVVSTGRSVTMMFNPTLPFRLWRFRPDVLLIQGGMLPNNWLTWAYSKLTGTPVVWWSLGEVRERKFNGLSGKYRKWVRAVEKTSDAFAGYSSPAVDYFLSQGYPEDRCFNLVNVVDTDLVAEQMHATQDQVPALRKQLGLEGQQVILFVGSLIETKGIDTLLRAFARLDSAADSAKLLIVGDGPERENAERLAVELEITERVIFVGAVYEGVSTYFQLGDLLVLPGTGGLAISEGMAHGLPVICSIGDGVELDLIDDGENGFCVPPKDVDVLAEKIAHSLESPERLQEMGEHSLKIIRERANIDRYLNEMRAAIFRALERR, encoded by the coding sequence GTGAGTTCATCGCGCGAGCCAACGCCCAGTCAAGTGGACGTCCCGGCGGGAAGTCCGCAATCGGTTCTTCGTCAGCCGCGACGCGGTCAGTATCCCGCTGTGCCACCGGCCGAGTTTGCGGATCGGCCGATTCGGGTCGCAATTGTCTATGCGGTCCTCTACCGATTTCGCATGCCCATTTTTCGCCGTCTGTCGTCCGATGACGGATTGCGAGTGAAGATTCTGGTTGGACAAGGTGTACCCGGAACCAAGTTCTCCAACGCCCCTGATGCATCCGGAGTCGATGCGGAAATCCTCTGGACACTGCAAAAGCAAGTGGTCAGCACAGGGCGCAGCGTCACGATGATGTTCAACCCCACTTTGCCATTCCGCCTCTGGCGATTTCGTCCTGATGTGTTGCTGATCCAGGGGGGGATGTTACCGAACAATTGGCTAACCTGGGCCTACTCGAAATTGACGGGAACACCGGTTGTCTGGTGGAGCCTTGGGGAAGTCAGGGAACGCAAGTTTAATGGCCTTTCCGGGAAATATCGGAAATGGGTTCGAGCGGTTGAAAAGACCAGTGATGCGTTTGCCGGCTACTCATCGCCTGCGGTTGATTATTTCTTGAGTCAGGGCTATCCCGAAGATCGATGCTTTAATCTGGTGAATGTCGTCGACACGGATCTTGTTGCCGAGCAAATGCACGCGACCCAGGATCAGGTGCCCGCGCTTCGCAAGCAGCTGGGGTTGGAGGGCCAGCAGGTGATCCTGTTTGTTGGCTCTCTGATCGAGACCAAAGGAATCGATACGCTGCTGCGAGCTTTCGCGCGACTTGACAGTGCTGCCGATTCGGCCAAGCTGCTGATCGTTGGTGATGGACCGGAACGTGAAAATGCAGAGCGTTTGGCCGTTGAACTGGAAATCACCGAACGGGTGATTTTTGTCGGCGCTGTCTACGAAGGCGTGTCAACTTACTTTCAACTCGGAGATTTGCTCGTACTGCCGGGGACGGGAGGGCTCGCGATTTCCGAAGGCATGGCTCATGGTCTCCCGGTCATCTGCTCGATCGGTGATGGTGTTGAGCTGGATTTGATTGATGACGGTGAAAACGGTTTTTGCGTTCCGCCCAAAGACGTGGATGTCTTGGCAGAAAAAATAGCCCATTCCCTTGAATCGCCAGAACGGTTGCAGGAAATGGGTGAGCATTCGCTCAAGATCATTCGGGAACGCGCGAATATTGACCGATATTTGAATGAAATGCGCGCGGCAATTTTTCGGGCTCTCGAGCGACGTTAG
- a CDS encoding RNA polymerase sigma factor RpoD/SigA, which produces MTQSRSTTTETSRIPTSDASVQTPLETYLREINETALLTAQQERELARQIGAGDIRARDRMVRANLRLVVNIARGYTGKGLGLQDLIEEGNLGLLRAVEGFDPEMGTRFSTYASYWIKQSIKRALINSAKTIRIPAYMVELLSKWRRANARLAEELGRTPTVEEIARVLGLPKKKLPIIKKAINIYNSTPQTDQSEAGWSLGEMVMDERTKTPEDELLEHDILNHVLHMMEHMDPREATVLRMRFGLDDLEPHTLKEIGEQLGLTRERVRQIETEALGKLSDGLKDPLERHDTAPQA; this is translated from the coding sequence ATGACACAATCTCGCTCAACCACGACAGAGACGTCCCGCATCCCAACTTCCGATGCGAGCGTTCAAACTCCGCTAGAAACCTATCTGCGTGAAATCAACGAAACGGCTCTGCTGACTGCCCAGCAGGAGCGTGAACTCGCCCGCCAGATTGGTGCCGGTGACATTCGTGCCCGAGATCGCATGGTGCGTGCTAACCTGAGATTGGTCGTCAACATCGCCCGAGGCTACACGGGTAAAGGGCTAGGGCTCCAAGACCTGATCGAAGAAGGCAATCTCGGCCTATTACGAGCCGTGGAGGGTTTCGACCCGGAAATGGGAACTCGCTTCAGCACCTACGCGAGCTATTGGATTAAGCAATCGATCAAACGTGCTCTGATCAATTCGGCCAAGACGATCCGAATCCCCGCCTACATGGTGGAATTGCTATCCAAATGGCGTCGGGCAAACGCCCGCCTTGCAGAGGAACTGGGCCGCACACCCACGGTGGAAGAAATCGCACGCGTTTTGGGACTCCCGAAAAAGAAGCTTCCGATCATCAAGAAAGCGATCAACATCTACAATTCGACGCCTCAAACAGACCAGTCCGAAGCAGGTTGGTCGCTTGGCGAAATGGTGATGGATGAGCGAACCAAGACACCCGAAGACGAACTGCTGGAACATGACATCCTGAATCATGTTCTACACATGATGGAACACATGGACCCTCGCGAAGCAACCGTCCTTCGCATGCGTTTCGGATTGGACGACTTGGAACCACATACATTGAAGGAAATTGGCGAGCAATTGGGACTGACTCGCGAGCGGGTAAGACAAATTGAGACAGAAGCACTCGGAAAACTCTCCGATGGCCTCAAAGATCCGCTGGAACGACACGACACGGCCCCTCAAGCCTGA